DNA sequence from the Chloroflexota bacterium genome:
AGACGGCCTACTTGCTGGATCTGACCGTGCCTGGGGACAAGCCGATAGTGCTCACCGGGGCTATGCGCGTCGCTTCAGAACCCGGCTACGAAGGGATTGCCAACTTGTTAGCGGCGGTGCGTGTGGCGATCAGCGCTGAAGCACGGGGGTTGGGTGCGCTGGTGGTGATGAACGACGAGGTGCACGCCGCGCGCGATGTGACCAAGATGCACAGCCAGAGTATAGATGCGTTCCAGTCGCCGTTTTGGGGGCCGTTGGGTCGGGTGGAACCCGATCGCATCGTGATCACAAGGCGGGTGCAGCGAGAGTTGCTTGCTTGTACGCGCCTGGAGCCAAGCGTGTACCTGCTGAAACTGGCAATGGGCATGGATGCCGAGTTGCTACGCCACGCTGTGGTTCTGGGTGCGCGAGGTGTAGTCATCGAGTCCTTCGGCGGCGGACGGGTACCACCCTGGTGGCTACAGGCCATCGAGGAAGCCATCGCCCATGGGGTAGCCATCGTCATCACCACACGTTGCCCAGCGGGACGCATCTATGACCAGTATGGCTATGTGGGCGCGTACCACGATCTGATAGGCGCAGGTTGCATCTTCGCCGAGGGACTGAACGGCCCCAAGGCGCGCCTGCGCCTGATGGTCGCTCTGGGCGTGGCGCGAGACCTGCAAGAGACGAAGAGATTATTCACCGGGCAGGGACAACGCACACCCTCAGATGCCCTGATGCACAAATGAGAATTTGATACGCGGAGTTCCTGCGCTTCCGGATCGCCTGAGCGAGAGCCAGGGCTTTACCTTTGGAGAATACAAGACATAATGGGAGGACAAAATGAGCCCGAGTGATGTAACGCCTGAGCGCGTGACAATCATATTGCACAGCGGCGACATGGACAAAGTGTATAGCGCGCTGATCATCGGCAATGGGGCGCTGGCGATGGGGATGGAGGTCTCGATTTACTTCACCTTCTGGGGCCTGCAACGATTGCAGAAAGGTGGGTTAGAAAAGGGGCCACTCTCCAAAATGCATATGCTGGGCCTGGGCAAGTGGATGATCGGGCAGCGGATGAAAAAGGCCAACGTGGCGTCATTGGAGAAACTAATGGCCGACTTTAAAGAATTAGGCGGCAAGATCATCGCCTGCGAGATGACGATGGAGATTATGGGCCTCCGCCGTGAGGACTTACGTGAGGACTTGATTGACGAGTATGGGGCAGTGGGGACTTACATACAGGAAGCGCGCCAGTCAGCAGTTACACTCTTTATCTAAGGGGTGCAATGAGGAGGGCGCTACCATGGAGGAGAGGAGTTAAAGGACTGAAGCGGCCACCCAAGAGGTTTTTTGGCGAATGTGCACATTCTCGCTTTCAAACCGGCTCTTGACTGGGTTCGACCGCAGATCTTTTGGAGGATGGAGATGATGCTAAGAGAAAGTGCTTTGGCACCTGATTTCACCCTGGAGGCAGACGATGGCCATGGAGTAAGTCTGTCAGACTATCGCGGGAAGAAAGTTGTGCTCTATTTCTATCCCAAGGACAACACCGCCGGTTGCACCGCAGAGGCGTTGGCCTTTCGCGATGAGTATCCGAGGATCATTGCAGCCAGTGCTGTAGTGCTGGGGGTTAGCCCCGACAGTGTCGAGTCGCATAAGAGGTTCAAAGCCAAGCACAACCTGCCTTTCACGCTTCTAAGCGATCCTAACCATCAGGTTGCTGAAATGTACGGCGCGTGGGGAGAAAAGAAAATGTATGGCCAAACGCGCATGGGTGTTATCCGATCCACTTTCATCATTGATGAGGAGGGGAGGATCGTCAAAATATTCCCCAAGGTGGCAGTCAAAGGGCACATACAGGAAGTCTTGACTGCTTTGAATGCATGACTGGCGCTGAAATAGTTCGTCAGTGACTAGGAATGACCTCGCACAGCGAACTCTGCATTTCACAGGATTTTCTATGACAGGAGGCATAGATGGCATACGATATTGAAGTTGGGGACAAGGCTCCCGATTTCACCCTCAAGGATCAGAGCGAGAAAGAAATCGCTCTCGGCAACTTCAAGGGGCAAAAGGTGATCCTCTCCTTCCATCCTCTGGCCTGGACGAGCGTCTGCACAGCGCAGATGCAAGATTTGGAGAGGCACAAAGGGGATTTCGCCCGGATGAACGCCGTTGCCGTAGGGATCAGTGTGGACAGTGTTCCATGCAAGAAGGCCTGGGCCGAAGCCATCGGCGTTAAGGAGACCCCCCTCTTGGCGGACTTCTGGCCCCATGGAGGTGTTGCCAAGTCATACGGCATTTTCCGCGAGCGGAACGGTTTCAGTGAACGGGCTGTTTTCATCTTAGATGAGGAAGGGGTGGTCCGGTTCAAGAAGATTTATCCCATCAGAGAGATACCGGACATCGGAGAGATTCTGAGAGCGACAGCCAGATTGTGAGACGGGATAAGTACAGAGTCGGTCCGCATAAGCGCGAGGCGGCTGCCATTTCCCAATATCCTATGTTCTCGCGTGAGCCCGGCCGTGCAGCCGATCACCCATGTGGTCCATTCGCTTGCTCACCAAGCGTCGCTGCTACCTCTTTCAATTGTTCCACGATGGGAATGCCTTGCGGGCACTTGCCCTCGCATTCCCCACACTCAATGCAGGCCTCAGCCTTTAATCCAGGAGTTATTTCCCCAGGGCGGCCCAGGCGTGCGTAGGCATCACGGGCGAAGTCACGCAATCCGTACACGCGGTAGTAGTTCATGTACTCGAAGTTCTTAGGGATATTCACGTCGTTGGGGCAGGGCATGCAGTAGCCACAGCCGGTGCAGTAGAGGTCGGCTAATGCCTTGCTCTCGTCGAGCATCCGCCTCATGCGGTCCAATTCATCTGCAGTGAGTGGGTCTTCACGGCTAGCAGTGGCGACGTTTTCCTCCACCATCTGGATGGTGCTCATACCAGAGAGGGCAACATCCACGCCGGGATGGGCCAACACGAAACGTAAAGCCAGGGCCGGCGTGCTGGTGAAACTGTCGGGCAGCAGGGCGCGGATCTGGGGCGAAAACCCAGCCAGCCGCCCCCCGCCGACAGGCCCCATGATGACCACACCCAACCCCACCTTGTGAGCGTGGGTGATCGCATTCTCGTTGACGCGGTCTAGGATATTGTACTGAACTGTCATACTCTCAAAGTTTCCTGTGTCAACGAGGCGGATGAGGTTCTCTGGTGTATCGTGGAAAGAAAAACTGATGTGACGGATGAGACCCTCCTCCTTCGCCCGGCGCGCCGCGTCCAAAGGACCATTGGGTATGTCAATGCGTTCCTCGTAAGTTTTCCAGTCAATGCCCCACATATGGTAGAAATCAATATAATCCACATCGAGTTTCCGTAGCGAGATCTCCAATCGCTCACGCCAATGGTCGCCAGAAGCATCCTCGATGGGGTTCTTCGTGGAAATGTAGACTTTGTCGCGCCAGCCCTTGATGGCCCTGCCCAGGATAATCTCACTCTCTTTGTTGCAGTAGTATGGAGCGGTGTCGAAATAGTTCACGCCCAACTCATAGGCCCTCTGGATAATGGGGATGGCCCGATCCTCATCTACGTGTTGCTCATCAGGAGTCATGGGCAGACGCATTGCACCGAAACCCAGGACAGAGACAGTCGCTCCAGTCTTGCCGAAAGTCCGATAACGCATTTCTCAGAACCTTTCTCCGTACCGCAATGGTTTTGACAAAAACCCGTTGGCAGGTTTACAATGGCCTCGCTTTCAGCGGAGGGTAAATGAGTCGAAAAGAGCAGATCGGTACCACCGTCAGCCTTATTCTCATAGGCATCGTGCTCTCAGTCTTTGTGGATTCTCCTGTGCGTCCTCTTTCCATCCCTGGATTGCTGAACCCCGTGTTTCTGTCAGGTCGCACACTTTTCGTGATCATTCTAATTGCTCTGGCCTGTGCAGGGCAGGAAATCATTATCTGGAGCGATTCTCACACGCAGGAGGCGAGACGAAACAACAGTTTCGTCCATTGGATCTTACCTGCCGCGCTTACGATGGCCGCCGCTCTCATTTTCCCGCGACTCACTGGTCTCCGCGAGCAAGTCGCCGGCCTGGCGGTGGTTGGTGTGTTTCTCGCCGCGACAATGGAGGGTGAATATCTACTCGCCCAACCGGGCGCTAATAGGTGCGAATGGTTGCCCCTGTTGATGGACACATTCACCTACAGTATAGCGTTTCTCCTGTTTGCCCTCACTCTGGATGCTCTAAAGCCCTCGGTGGGACAGGCTCTCGCTATTGCAGCGGTGACTGGAGTGCTCTCCTTGCGCTTGTTCCCCCCACGCCGGGATGGGACTCGCGCCTGGGGGGTGGTGGGGTTGGGCATTCCCACAGCATTGGCGTCGGCCATACTGCCCGCGTTACCCCTGAACGTCCCCTCGGCGGCTACCCTCTTGGTGGCAATCATGTACATCTCTGTAGGCTTGGCGCGTGCGCATCTTTATGCTACTCTTACACGCCGCGTGCTCACCGAGTACGGTCTCCTTTTGCTTGCTACCGTTTTCCTGATACTCAC
Encoded proteins:
- a CDS encoding asparaginase, giving the protein MTRVHIIATGGTIAMAYDENTSRFMPALSGADFLQRLLSEAGPGLPLTSEEYGPLPSSHFTVEHLWGLRERVAAALAEPDVDGVVLTHGTDTLEETAYLLDLTVPGDKPIVLTGAMRVASEPGYEGIANLLAAVRVAISAEARGLGALVVMNDEVHAARDVTKMHSQSIDAFQSPFWGPLGRVEPDRIVITRRVQRELLACTRLEPSVYLLKLAMGMDAELLRHAVVLGARGVVIESFGGGRVPPWWLQAIEEAIAHGVAIVITTRCPAGRIYDQYGYVGAYHDLIGAGCIFAEGLNGPKARLRLMVALGVARDLQETKRLFTGQGQRTPSDALMHK
- a CDS encoding DsrE/DsrF/DrsH-like family protein; its protein translation is MSPSDVTPERVTIILHSGDMDKVYSALIIGNGALAMGMEVSIYFTFWGLQRLQKGGLEKGPLSKMHMLGLGKWMIGQRMKKANVASLEKLMADFKELGGKIIACEMTMEIMGLRREDLREDLIDEYGAVGTYIQEARQSAVTLFI
- the bcp gene encoding thioredoxin-dependent thiol peroxidase, with product MLRESALAPDFTLEADDGHGVSLSDYRGKKVVLYFYPKDNTAGCTAEALAFRDEYPRIIAASAVVLGVSPDSVESHKRFKAKHNLPFTLLSDPNHQVAEMYGAWGEKKMYGQTRMGVIRSTFIIDEEGRIVKIFPKVAVKGHIQEVLTALNA
- a CDS encoding peroxiredoxin translates to MAYDIEVGDKAPDFTLKDQSEKEIALGNFKGQKVILSFHPLAWTSVCTAQMQDLERHKGDFARMNAVAVGISVDSVPCKKAWAEAIGVKETPLLADFWPHGGVAKSYGIFRERNGFSERAVFILDEEGVVRFKKIYPIREIPDIGEILRATARL
- a CDS encoding aldo/keto reductase, which gives rise to MRYRTFGKTGATVSVLGFGAMRLPMTPDEQHVDEDRAIPIIQRAYELGVNYFDTAPYYCNKESEIILGRAIKGWRDKVYISTKNPIEDASGDHWRERLEISLRKLDVDYIDFYHMWGIDWKTYEERIDIPNGPLDAARRAKEEGLIRHISFSFHDTPENLIRLVDTGNFESMTVQYNILDRVNENAITHAHKVGLGVVIMGPVGGGRLAGFSPQIRALLPDSFTSTPALALRFVLAHPGVDVALSGMSTIQMVEENVATASREDPLTADELDRMRRMLDESKALADLYCTGCGYCMPCPNDVNIPKNFEYMNYYRVYGLRDFARDAYARLGRPGEITPGLKAEACIECGECEGKCPQGIPIVEQLKEVAATLGEQANGPHG